ATTATCCATCCTCAGGACTTTTTCAAGTGCCTTTTTAACAATTAATAAATCAACTTCATACTTATATTCATCAGGAATTTCTTCATCCTGAAAAAATGAACCTAAACTAATGATATTGCCTTCAGATTGATATCTCCCTAAAACCTCATAAGCTATAACCCGCTGTTCATCGGCACTAAAAATCGGCTGAAAAAAGGGAATACAGTTTTCAAGATCCGATAGGATATCCAATGCATCCATCCAAGTACCTCCAAAAAAATATTTTCATTATACCATACGCGTACACGCCGCTTCTCGTTCTTTTCCAAAAGGATACCATTATACCTGCTTAGAAACAATCACATCCTATAACAAGCCCTTAAAATTGTTTCAACAAGTCAGTTATTTAGGGTAAATAAATGGTAATACCAGAGCGCCTACTTCTATTGAGCGAAAAAGGGGGAGCAGATATTTGAAAAAGCTTTGCTTGGTAGCTTTAATCCTTCCGATGTTTGGTTGCAGCCATTTTAATGCCAATACGACATCTAACTCTGAAACGAAAAAAACGGAGTCTAGAGTTTCAATAACTGAAAATAAACAGGACAAAACACCAGTAGTCCCCATAAGTAATAAAACTCAAACAATCAGAGATGTTCAAGACCAGCTAATTAATGTGGAAAATAAGCCCGTTAAAAGCAATTCTGTAAGTACCCCACCGAAAAAAAATTCGGCCATGCTAAACGTAATTTTAATTAAACAAAACCCGGAATTACGTTACGGATGTGAAGTGACAAGTTTAGCAATGGTATTACATTACGCTGGTGTTAGAACGAATAAAATGGACCTTTACCGATTAATCCAGAAAGATCCCGACCCTATTATCCGATCAGCTAAAGGGGATATTTTACGGTGGGGGAATCCTGCTGATGGATTTGTTGGGGATATGACTGGAAGGCGTGCTGGATATGCCGTTTTTGATCGACCAATGATTGCTCTAATTAATCAGAAGCTACCTGGTAGAGCCGTAAACTTGACAAACCAGCCCTTTGAAAAAGTATTGGATCACGTTGCTGCAGGCTATCCAGTAGTAGTGTGGACGACGGGAGATTATCGTCTTCCAGATCGATGGGAAGGTTGGTATCACGAAAAGCAATATATCAAAACACCGCTGGATTTACATGCTGTAGTATTAGTTGGTTTCGATCCCAATAACGTATATTTAAATGATCCACTATCAGGTAAGAAACAAGTAAGGGTGAACAAGAATCAGTTTATTTCTTCCTGGATAGCTCTACAAAGAAGGGCTGTAAGTTATAGATAAGAGGTAGTCCATTATGGAC
The window above is part of the Bacillus sp. SORGH_AS_0510 genome. Proteins encoded here:
- a CDS encoding C39 family peptidase; the protein is MKKLCLVALILPMFGCSHFNANTTSNSETKKTESRVSITENKQDKTPVVPISNKTQTIRDVQDQLINVENKPVKSNSVSTPPKKNSAMLNVILIKQNPELRYGCEVTSLAMVLHYAGVRTNKMDLYRLIQKDPDPIIRSAKGDILRWGNPADGFVGDMTGRRAGYAVFDRPMIALINQKLPGRAVNLTNQPFEKVLDHVAAGYPVVVWTTGDYRLPDRWEGWYHEKQYIKTPLDLHAVVLVGFDPNNVYLNDPLSGKKQVRVNKNQFISSWIALQRRAVSYR